The Thermoclostridium stercorarium subsp. stercorarium DSM 8532 genome contains a region encoding:
- a CDS encoding endo-1,4-beta-xylanase: protein MNGRNGGKRPIASLLVLTLAFLFIPVTKAETTVYHETFAEGKGAAVQSGGATITHVTGKFFDGNGDGAALYISNRVNNWDAADFRFSDIGLQDGRIYKITVKGYVDPDVHVPEGSQIWLQTVNSYGWWGSTDIKAGEAFTLTGVYKVDTTNDYALRIQSNDTGAFVPFYIGEILITEETVPQDDSRNGNKTHAEKFTPITFEDQTTGGFTGRAGTEILTVTDEANHTDGGRYSLKVGGRNDTWHGPALGVEKYVDQGYEYKVAVYVRLISPESAQLQLSTQIGEGTSASYVNLAKKNVAISDGWVLLEGTYRYDNLGGGYLTIYVESPDSPEASFYIDDINFEPTGMKSEEIEKGLKSLKDVYKDNFLTGTAISLRDLEGVRFELLKKHFNAVTAENAMKPSELQREKGNFTFDGADRLVNAAISAGMKVHGHTLVWHQQTPAWMNIKLDSGGNIVYLSREEALENMRNHIRTVIEHFGDKVISWDVVNEAMSDNPSNPSDWRGSLRKSPWYYAIGEDYVEQAFLAAREVLDEHPEWDIKLYYNDYNLDNQNKALAVYNMVRELNEKYQKTHPGKLLIDGIGMQGHYSVNTNPKNVELSLKRFTELGVEVSISELDIRAGSNYQLTEKEANAQAYLYAQLFKIFREYSDSIARVTFWGMDDGTSWRAEESPLLFDRTLKAKPAYYAVADPDEFIEKYKPETIEANRAYAVYGTPEIDGKTDEVWNKAPELKINRYQTAWHGADGTARVLYDENNLYVLIKVNDTQLDKGSPNPWEQDSVEIFIDENNAKTSFYEEDDGQYRVNFENETSFNPESIAGGFESAAEVSGTNYTLEVKIPFRTVKPVSNMQIGFDVQINDGKNGVRQSIATWNDPTGNAWQDTSVFGILTLKSKNPVTRGEAIVKIMKAYDMEPLENWNDNFSDASGSYAGYYARAKETGFVSGIGDNKIGAEIPLTREMFFTMIYNIERITGKMQGIDISDAELTLFSDYNDLSEWAEEAVKALVKSGRIKINGDLLPKALMDAEEVEAFLRLR from the coding sequence ATGAATGGCCGTAATGGGGGTAAAAGACCTATAGCGAGCCTGCTTGTGCTCACACTTGCATTTTTATTCATTCCGGTAACGAAGGCAGAAACAACGGTTTATCATGAGACTTTTGCCGAAGGAAAGGGAGCGGCGGTACAGTCAGGCGGGGCGACCATTACGCACGTTACCGGAAAATTTTTTGACGGCAACGGGGACGGAGCGGCACTGTACATATCCAACAGAGTGAACAACTGGGACGCTGCAGATTTCAGATTCAGCGACATAGGTCTTCAGGACGGAAGAATTTATAAAATAACGGTAAAGGGATATGTGGATCCCGATGTTCATGTACCGGAGGGTTCCCAGATATGGCTTCAGACCGTTAACAGCTATGGGTGGTGGGGCAGTACCGACATAAAGGCCGGTGAAGCCTTTACTCTGACGGGCGTATATAAGGTGGATACAACCAATGATTATGCTCTGAGGATTCAGTCCAATGACACCGGAGCATTTGTTCCGTTTTATATCGGTGAAATATTGATCACCGAAGAAACGGTTCCTCAGGATGACAGCCGAAATGGGAATAAAACTCATGCTGAGAAGTTCACACCCATAACCTTTGAGGACCAAACCACAGGCGGATTTACAGGCAGGGCAGGAACCGAAATTCTTACGGTAACCGATGAGGCAAACCATACCGATGGCGGAAGATATTCGCTTAAAGTCGGGGGAAGGAACGACACATGGCATGGCCCGGCGTTGGGTGTGGAAAAATACGTGGATCAGGGTTACGAATATAAAGTGGCGGTTTATGTCAGGCTGATTTCACCTGAAAGTGCACAACTGCAACTGTCAACGCAAATTGGTGAAGGCACATCGGCAAGTTACGTAAACCTTGCGAAAAAGAATGTTGCAATCAGTGACGGCTGGGTTCTGCTGGAAGGTACATACCGCTACGACAATCTTGGCGGAGGGTACCTGACAATATATGTGGAGAGCCCTGACAGCCCTGAGGCATCATTTTATATTGACGACATCAACTTTGAACCCACGGGCATGAAATCTGAAGAGATTGAAAAAGGTTTAAAATCCTTGAAGGATGTGTATAAGGATAATTTTCTCACCGGCACGGCGATATCATTGCGTGACCTGGAAGGTGTAAGGTTTGAGCTTCTGAAAAAACATTTCAATGCGGTAACTGCGGAAAATGCAATGAAGCCTTCCGAATTGCAGCGTGAGAAGGGAAATTTTACCTTTGACGGGGCAGACAGGCTTGTAAACGCCGCAATAAGTGCAGGAATGAAAGTACACGGGCATACGCTGGTATGGCACCAGCAGACCCCCGCGTGGATGAATATTAAGTTGGATAGCGGAGGAAATATTGTATACCTCAGCAGGGAAGAAGCGCTTGAAAATATGAGAAATCATATAAGAACCGTTATTGAGCATTTTGGCGACAAGGTTATATCGTGGGATGTTGTAAACGAAGCAATGAGCGACAATCCTTCCAATCCTTCCGACTGGAGAGGATCACTGCGTAAATCGCCTTGGTATTATGCCATTGGCGAAGACTACGTGGAACAGGCTTTCCTTGCCGCGAGAGAGGTGCTGGATGAACACCCCGAATGGGATATTAAGCTTTACTACAACGATTACAACCTTGATAACCAGAACAAAGCTTTGGCTGTTTACAACATGGTAAGAGAACTTAACGAAAAATACCAGAAAACTCATCCGGGAAAACTCCTTATCGACGGTATAGGCATGCAGGGACATTATTCTGTAAATACAAATCCGAAGAATGTTGAACTGTCACTGAAGCGGTTTACCGAACTGGGTGTGGAGGTCAGCATAAGCGAACTGGATATCCGTGCGGGCAGCAATTATCAGCTCACCGAGAAAGAGGCGAATGCCCAGGCCTACCTTTACGCTCAGTTGTTCAAAATTTTCCGTGAATATTCCGACAGTATTGCACGGGTTACGTTCTGGGGAATGGATGACGGTACAAGCTGGAGGGCGGAAGAAAGCCCGCTGCTGTTTGACAGGACCCTAAAAGCCAAACCTGCGTATTACGCTGTTGCAGATCCGGACGAATTCATTGAGAAATATAAGCCTGAAACAATAGAAGCCAACCGGGCATATGCGGTTTACGGCACACCTGAAATTGACGGAAAAACCGATGAAGTTTGGAACAAGGCACCTGAGCTGAAAATTAACAGGTACCAGACCGCTTGGCATGGCGCCGACGGCACCGCAAGGGTTCTTTACGACGAAAACAACCTGTACGTTCTGATCAAGGTTAATGACACACAGCTTGATAAAGGAAGCCCAAATCCATGGGAGCAGGATTCGGTTGAAATATTTATAGACGAAAATAATGCAAAAACATCATTTTATGAGGAAGACGACGGCCAGTACAGGGTTAACTTTGAAAACGAGACATCCTTTAATCCGGAAAGTATAGCCGGCGGTTTTGAATCGGCCGCGGAAGTTTCGGGAACAAACTATACCTTGGAAGTGAAAATACCGTTCAGGACCGTGAAACCCGTCAGCAATATGCAAATCGGATTTGACGTGCAGATTAACGACGGAAAAAACGGAGTGCGGCAGAGCATTGCAACATGGAATGACCCGACTGGAAATGCATGGCAGGATACTTCGGTTTTCGGTATTCTTACTTTGAAATCAAAAAATCCGGTTACCCGCGGTGAAGCCATTGTAAAAATTATGAAGGCTTATGATATGGAACCACTGGAAAACTGGAACGACAATTTCTCCGATGCTTCGGGAAGCTACGCGGGATATTACGCGAGAGCAAAGGAAACGGGTTTTGTCAGCGGTATCGGGGACAATAAGATAGGTGCTGAAATTCCGCTTACCCGGGAAATGTTTTTTACAATGATTTATAATATCGAACGAATAACAGGGAAAATGCAGGGGATAGATATTTCAGACGCGGAACTTACACTTTTCAGCGATTATAACGACTTGTCGGAGTGGGCCGAAGAGGCAGTTAAGGCATTGGTTAAATCAGGCAGGATCAAAATTAACGGCGATTTATTGCCGAAGGCGCTTATGGACGCTGAAGAAGTGGAGGCATTTTTAAGATTAAGATAA
- the hisS gene encoding histidine--tRNA ligase, with product MLTSAPKGTKDILPDEIYKWYYVEEKFREMAERFGFREIRIPVFEHTELFQRGVGDTTDIVQKEMYTFNDKAGRSLTLRPEGTAGVVRSYIQNGMSSWPQPVKLFYNITAYRYENVQKGRYREFHQFGAELFGAADPGADAEIISFLHLYFMELGIKNLKLNINSIGCPACREKYNRILKDFLRTKLDRLCETCRDRFNRNPMRILDCKVETCQNELTDVPALLDYICDDCREHFEKLKEKLAIMEIPYSVDKRIVRGLDYYTRTVFEFVSENIGSQGTVCGGGRYDGLVEACGGNPTPGIGFALGVERLLLEMESQNIEIPKPEGPDIFIGYIGEKAQRLAEIITLKLRAAGIRCEKDIMGRSVKAQMKYANKINARFVVILGDDEVESGKAELKNMATGETKDVHIDTIVDRLLKYKQGNKNE from the coding sequence ATGTTGACAAGTGCGCCCAAGGGGACAAAGGATATACTGCCGGACGAGATATATAAATGGTATTATGTTGAGGAGAAATTCAGAGAAATGGCCGAAAGGTTTGGCTTCAGAGAGATCCGCATTCCTGTGTTTGAACATACCGAACTGTTTCAGCGGGGTGTTGGGGATACAACCGACATCGTTCAGAAAGAAATGTATACTTTTAATGACAAGGCGGGAAGGAGTCTGACGTTAAGACCTGAGGGAACAGCAGGTGTTGTTAGAAGTTATATCCAGAACGGTATGTCATCATGGCCGCAACCTGTAAAGCTGTTTTATAATATTACTGCGTATAGGTATGAGAATGTTCAGAAAGGAAGGTACCGTGAGTTCCATCAGTTTGGTGCGGAACTGTTCGGAGCTGCCGATCCCGGCGCCGATGCCGAGATTATATCCTTTTTACATCTGTATTTCATGGAACTGGGCATTAAAAATCTTAAATTGAACATTAACAGTATTGGATGTCCGGCCTGCCGTGAAAAATACAATAGAATACTAAAAGATTTTCTAAGAACAAAGCTTGACAGGCTTTGCGAAACATGCCGTGATCGGTTCAACAGAAATCCCATGAGAATTCTGGACTGCAAGGTTGAAACGTGCCAGAACGAACTTACCGATGTCCCTGCACTGCTGGATTATATATGTGATGACTGCAGAGAACACTTTGAGAAGCTCAAGGAAAAACTCGCCATTATGGAAATACCTTATTCAGTAGACAAAAGGATTGTCCGCGGGCTTGATTATTACACCCGTACGGTATTTGAATTTGTATCCGAAAATATTGGCTCGCAGGGAACGGTTTGCGGCGGCGGCAGGTATGACGGGCTTGTTGAAGCCTGCGGAGGGAATCCCACTCCGGGTATCGGATTTGCGCTTGGCGTTGAAAGGCTTTTGCTCGAAATGGAAAGCCAGAATATTGAAATACCAAAGCCCGAAGGCCCGGATATTTTCATAGGTTATATCGGCGAAAAAGCGCAAAGGCTTGCAGAAATCATTACGCTGAAGCTTCGTGCCGCAGGCATACGATGTGAAAAGGATATTATGGGCAGAAGCGTAAAAGCCCAGATGAAATATGCAAACAAAATTAACGCCCGTTTTGTTGTCATTCTTGGTGACGACGAGGTTGAAAGCGGAAAAGCGGAGTTAAAGAACATGGCGACCGGTGAGACAAAAGATGTTCATATAGATACAATAGTCGACAGACTGTTAAAATATAAACAGGGCAATAAAAATGAATAA
- the aspS gene encoding aspartate--tRNA ligase, whose protein sequence is MAEKLTGLKRTHMCGEVSDLDVGHEIVVMGWVQRRRELGKLIFVDLRDRTGILQIVFKSELDSELHSKALQLRNEYVIAVRGVLQIREDINPNLKTGKWEVVAKELRILSKADTPPIHIEDVVDTSEATRLKYRYLDLRRPVMQKNLMLRHRVAKVARDYFDEKGFIEIETPVLIKSTPEGARDYLVPSRVFPGKFFALPQSPQLFKQILMVSGFDRYFQIAKCFRDEDLRADRQPEFTQIDLEMSFVDIPDVLEVCEGFLKRVYGEVLGIDIDIPFPRMTYAEAMERFGSDKPDTRFGMELVNVSDIVKNSAFKVFSGAIENGGSVRAINAKGCGSKFSRKEIDALTDVVKTYGAKGMAWIAVEDGNLRSSFTKFLTDEEIHGILKRVQAEPGDLICFVADSDSIVFDALGHLRLEIAKKLNLLDENKNNFLWVTEFPLLEYDDEEKRWVAKHHPFTSPMDEDIPLLDTDPGKVRAKAYDIVLNGIELGGGSIRIHDQELQKKIFNVIGISDEEAQRRFGFLLEAFRYGTPPHGGLAFGLDRMVMLMAKCDSIRDVIAFPKVQNSSCLMTGAPDFVDEKQLEELHIRTVIPEDEK, encoded by the coding sequence ATGGCGGAAAAGCTGACCGGTTTGAAACGGACTCATATGTGCGGTGAAGTCAGCGACCTGGATGTCGGTCATGAAATTGTGGTTATGGGCTGGGTTCAGAGAAGAAGGGAACTTGGCAAGCTGATATTTGTCGATCTCCGTGACAGGACAGGAATATTGCAGATTGTATTCAAAAGCGAACTGGACAGTGAGCTCCACAGCAAGGCTTTGCAGCTCCGCAATGAATATGTTATCGCTGTAAGGGGAGTTTTGCAAATACGTGAAGATATAAATCCCAATCTTAAAACCGGGAAATGGGAAGTGGTGGCCAAGGAACTCAGGATATTAAGCAAGGCTGACACGCCACCCATCCATATTGAAGACGTGGTGGACACAAGCGAGGCTACCAGACTGAAATACAGGTACCTGGATCTGAGAAGGCCCGTTATGCAGAAAAATCTCATGTTGCGGCACAGGGTGGCCAAGGTGGCCAGGGATTATTTCGATGAAAAGGGATTTATTGAAATAGAAACTCCTGTTCTGATAAAGAGTACTCCGGAAGGTGCGAGGGATTATCTCGTTCCAAGCCGCGTATTTCCGGGAAAATTTTTCGCACTTCCCCAGTCTCCGCAGCTGTTCAAGCAGATTTTGATGGTTTCCGGATTCGACAGATATTTTCAGATAGCGAAATGTTTCAGAGACGAGGATTTGCGTGCCGACAGACAGCCGGAATTTACACAGATAGACCTTGAGATGTCTTTTGTTGACATTCCGGATGTATTGGAAGTATGTGAAGGTTTTTTAAAGCGTGTATATGGTGAGGTACTTGGAATAGACATTGATATTCCGTTCCCGAGGATGACCTATGCAGAGGCAATGGAACGGTTTGGTTCCGATAAGCCCGATACCCGTTTCGGAATGGAATTGGTAAATGTAAGCGATATAGTTAAAAATTCGGCTTTCAAGGTTTTTTCCGGAGCCATTGAAAACGGCGGAAGCGTAAGAGCTATAAATGCAAAGGGGTGCGGCAGCAAATTCTCAAGGAAGGAAATCGACGCGCTGACCGATGTGGTCAAGACCTACGGCGCAAAAGGAATGGCCTGGATTGCCGTTGAAGACGGGAATTTAAGGTCTTCATTTACAAAATTCCTTACCGATGAGGAAATTCACGGAATACTCAAAAGAGTTCAGGCAGAACCGGGAGATCTTATCTGTTTTGTGGCGGATTCTGACAGCATTGTATTTGACGCTCTTGGCCATTTGCGCCTGGAAATTGCGAAAAAACTCAACCTTCTGGACGAAAACAAAAACAATTTCCTTTGGGTAACCGAGTTCCCGCTGCTTGAATATGACGACGAGGAGAAACGCTGGGTGGCGAAACACCATCCGTTTACATCACCGATGGATGAGGACATCCCGTTGCTTGATACCGATCCCGGTAAAGTGCGGGCAAAGGCTTACGATATTGTACTTAACGGCATAGAACTGGGCGGAGGAAGTATCCGTATCCATGATCAGGAACTCCAGAAAAAAATATTTAACGTTATTGGAATCTCTGATGAAGAAGCCCAGCGGAGATTCGGCTTCCTGCTTGAGGCTTTCAGGTATGGAACACCGCCTCATGGTGGCCTTGCTTTCGGCCTGGACAGAATGGTTATGCTCATGGCAAAGTGCGATTCGATACGTGACGTTATAGCATTCCCGAAAGTACAGAATTCTTCGTGCCTGATGACAGGCGCTCCTGATTTTGTTGATGAGAAACAGCTCGAAGAATTGCATATTAGAACGGTGATACCCGAAGATGAAAAATGA
- a CDS encoding carbohydrate ABC transporter permease has product MGVKKRKKVDIENIIFTTLNTTYLIFLCVVMIYPMLNTLAVSFNEPLDTVRGGIYIWPRKFTLYNYYVVFNMDTIYNAFYISVTKTIVIVVTNLFFTSMLAYTISRKEYIFRKFITTVFVLTMYFNAGLIPNYLLIKKLGLLNTFSVYWIPNIVSAFNLIVMRTYIKTIPESLIESAKIDGAREFHIYWRIVLPLITPCLATIALFVAVGSWNSWFDTFLYNSARQDLSTLQYELQKLLSSTMTAGTRGAPAGINEAGRAGTSGTGSGNVTTPQSIRAAITIFTSVPILLVYPFLQRYFIHGLAIGSVKE; this is encoded by the coding sequence ATGGGTGTGAAAAAAAGGAAAAAAGTTGATATAGAGAATATTATCTTTACAACGTTAAATACTACCTATTTAATTTTTCTTTGTGTCGTAATGATATATCCTATGTTGAATACCCTGGCGGTATCCTTCAACGAGCCGCTTGATACCGTCCGCGGGGGTATTTACATATGGCCGAGAAAATTCACATTATACAATTATTATGTGGTATTTAACATGGATACCATTTACAATGCCTTTTATATAAGCGTTACAAAAACAATAGTCATAGTGGTTACGAATTTGTTTTTCACTTCCATGCTGGCGTATACGATAAGCAGGAAGGAGTATATTTTCAGAAAATTTATAACAACTGTTTTTGTATTAACGATGTATTTTAATGCAGGGCTCATACCGAATTATTTGCTTATTAAAAAGCTGGGGCTGCTCAATACCTTCAGTGTGTATTGGATTCCCAACATTGTCAGTGCTTTTAATCTGATAGTCATGCGTACATACATAAAGACCATACCCGAGAGCTTAATTGAATCAGCCAAAATTGACGGAGCAAGAGAATTTCATATATACTGGCGGATTGTCCTTCCGTTGATTACACCATGCCTCGCGACAATAGCGCTGTTTGTTGCGGTTGGTTCATGGAACTCGTGGTTTGATACATTTCTGTATAATTCAGCAAGGCAGGATTTATCAACTTTGCAGTATGAGCTGCAGAAGCTGCTGTCCAGCACAATGACCGCCGGTACGCGCGGAGCCCCGGCAGGTATAAACGAAGCAGGAAGGGCGGGAACTTCGGGAACTGGCTCGGGAAATGTTACCACCCCTCAGTCCATCCGCGCCGCAATCACAATTTTCACATCAGTGCCGATACTGTTGGTTTATCCGTTCCTCCAAAGATACTTTATACACGGCCTTGCCATAGGAAGCGTAAAAGAATGA
- the lepB gene encoding signal peptidase I, with protein sequence MKKEIIEWLVHIALAIIVTLAAVNYICQFTIVKGNSMLPTLQDNNILVIEKLSLHFGGIKPGDIVVLRIPDLLGKGKVYAVKRVIATEGQKVEIKDGKVFVDGEELQETYTTGSDTFATGEFSNIVVPENCIYVLGDNRLPGASKDSRTFGPLSEGTIIGKVVFRLYPFSEIGPVE encoded by the coding sequence TTGAAGAAGGAAATAATAGAGTGGCTGGTGCATATTGCACTGGCCATTATTGTAACTTTGGCAGCTGTGAATTACATATGCCAGTTTACGATAGTCAAGGGAAATTCCATGCTGCCCACGTTACAGGACAATAATATTCTGGTAATAGAAAAGCTTTCACTGCATTTTGGCGGTATTAAACCGGGAGATATTGTGGTACTCAGAATACCCGATTTACTCGGAAAGGGCAAGGTATATGCCGTGAAAAGGGTAATTGCAACCGAAGGCCAGAAGGTTGAAATAAAGGACGGAAAAGTATTTGTAGACGGGGAAGAGCTTCAGGAAACCTATACCACCGGCAGTGACACCTTTGCAACGGGGGAATTCAGTAACATTGTGGTTCCTGAAAACTGCATCTATGTACTTGGCGACAACCGCCTCCCCGGAGCAAGCAAAGACAGCCGTACCTTTGGTCCGTTAAGCGAGGGGACAATAATCGGCAAAGTGGTTTTCAGGCTTTACCCATTCAGCGAAATAGGTCCGGTAGAATAG